One window of the Ureibacillus sp. FSL W7-1570 genome contains the following:
- a CDS encoding exodeoxyribonuclease III produces the protein MKFVSWNVNGIRACLKKGFLDYFNQMDADFFCIQETKCQDGQVELPLEGYHQFWNYAEKKGYSGTAVFTKHMPLSVKYGVGERDSEPEGRIITLEYESFYLVNVYTPNSQRDLARLDKRLQWEDELFIYLKELDGKKPVIYCGDLNVAHQEIDLKNAKSNIGNSGFTFEERGKMTRLLSAGFTDTFRFLYPNRKDAYTWWSYMNKVRERNIGWRIDYFIVSDRIREAVVDSEIHSEILGSDHCPVALELNESRMHFKKVE, from the coding sequence ATGAAATTTGTATCATGGAATGTCAATGGGATACGGGCTTGTTTGAAAAAGGGGTTCTTGGATTATTTTAATCAAATGGATGCGGATTTTTTCTGTATCCAAGAAACAAAATGCCAGGATGGACAAGTAGAGTTGCCGCTTGAAGGCTATCATCAATTTTGGAACTATGCCGAGAAAAAAGGATATTCCGGGACGGCCGTATTTACAAAGCATATGCCTCTTTCAGTCAAGTATGGTGTCGGTGAAAGAGATTCGGAGCCGGAAGGACGAATTATCACTTTGGAATATGAATCATTTTATTTAGTCAATGTTTACACACCAAATTCCCAGAGAGATTTGGCGCGGTTGGACAAACGATTGCAATGGGAAGATGAACTGTTTATTTATTTGAAAGAATTGGATGGAAAAAAACCCGTTATTTATTGCGGCGATTTGAACGTGGCCCATCAAGAAATCGATTTGAAAAACGCAAAATCCAATATTGGAAATTCCGGATTTACTTTTGAAGAAAGGGGAAAAATGACAAGGCTATTATCGGCCGGGTTTACCGATACGTTCCGATTTTTGTATCCAAATCGCAAAGATGCCTATACATGGTGGTCATATATGAATAAAGTAAGAGAACGGAATATTGGATGGCGCATAGACTATTTTATTGTTTCTGATCGGATTAGGGAGGCTGTCGTTGACAGTGAAATCCACTCGGAAATTTTGGGAAGCGATCATTGCCCAGTTGCCCTGGAATTGAATGAATCCCGGATGCATTTTAAAAAGGTGGAATGA
- the yidC gene encoding membrane protein insertase YidC — MKKIMLFLLFGIALFVLSGCQAVENQEGFFYHTFVKPMDWLLNTLGEWFGGSYGLAIIAITIFVRLILMPFMLRNYRQQSIMKSKMDIIKPKMDEIQERLKKAKTKEEQMKVQQEMMALYREHNINPLNLGCLPILIQTPIIMGLYFAIRYSDEVLSHKFLWFNLGNPDLIITAIAGLVYFVQAKVSLWTVPEAQKQQMKMMVYISPIMIVVFSLSSMAALPLYWSVSGLLLIFQTYLGRKYYSEHPVEQAK; from the coding sequence ATGAAGAAAATAATGTTATTTTTACTTTTCGGCATTGCGCTGTTTGTTTTGTCGGGGTGCCAAGCAGTTGAAAATCAAGAAGGATTCTTTTACCACACATTTGTCAAGCCGATGGATTGGTTATTGAATACGTTGGGCGAATGGTTCGGCGGCAGTTACGGATTGGCCATCATTGCGATTACAATTTTTGTCCGCCTCATTTTGATGCCTTTTATGTTGCGCAATTATCGTCAACAATCCATCATGAAATCCAAAATGGATATCATCAAACCGAAAATGGATGAGATCCAGGAAAGATTGAAAAAGGCGAAAACAAAAGAAGAACAAATGAAAGTGCAACAGGAAATGATGGCCTTATACCGCGAACACAATATCAATCCATTGAATTTAGGTTGCTTGCCTATTTTGATTCAAACACCGATCATCATGGGATTATATTTTGCCATCCGCTATTCCGATGAAGTGCTGTCCCATAAATTTTTATGGTTCAATTTAGGAAACCCTGATCTCATTATTACAGCCATTGCGGGACTTGTTTATTTCGTTCAGGCAAAAGTCTCATTATGGACAGTTCCGGAAGCCCAAAAGCAGCAAATGAAGATGATGGTTTATATTTCGCCGATCATGATTGTCGTTTTCTCGCTTTCATCAATGGCTGCTTTACCTTTATATTGGTCTGTCAGCGGTTTATTGCTTATATTCCAAACTTACTTGGGAAGAAAATATTATTCCGAACATCCTGTTGAACAAGCAAAATAA
- a CDS encoding S1-like domain-containing RNA-binding protein has product MEELKAGQAVEFTVLENAGSRWILTDGNTEIPLNSSEVTTPLEAGDRIKVFLYANRRGELSATTFIPHIVQGTYGWAKVMKVTEEGAFVDIGTSREALVKAEDLPKLRSLWPKAGDHLYITLYTNRKGELFGRLVTEEKVNELYEEASEQLFNKNIKARAYRLLPVGSFLLGIDIPYRIFVHHSQMEAEPRLGQDVEVRIIGVKEDGTMNGSLLPRNYERLGKDAEKIYEYLKSVGGKMPFSDESTPEEINAMFDMSKGAFKRALGVLMKQKKVKQKDGWTELI; this is encoded by the coding sequence ATGGAAGAATTGAAAGCTGGTCAAGCAGTAGAGTTTACAGTCTTAGAAAATGCCGGGTCGCGTTGGATTTTAACCGATGGCAATACGGAAATTCCGTTGAATAGCTCGGAAGTCACTACACCCCTTGAAGCCGGGGATCGTATAAAAGTATTTTTGTATGCGAATCGTCGTGGAGAGCTGTCAGCAACGACATTTATACCGCATATTGTGCAAGGAACCTATGGCTGGGCAAAAGTGATGAAAGTGACAGAGGAAGGTGCCTTCGTGGATATCGGCACTTCCCGGGAAGCGCTTGTAAAAGCCGAGGATTTGCCCAAACTGCGCTCACTTTGGCCAAAAGCGGGAGATCATTTATACATCACCTTATATACAAACCGAAAGGGAGAATTATTTGGCCGCCTCGTTACGGAAGAAAAGGTGAATGAACTGTATGAAGAAGCTTCGGAACAGTTGTTTAATAAAAATATAAAAGCGCGGGCCTATAGGCTTTTGCCGGTTGGGTCTTTTTTGTTGGGAATTGATATTCCTTACCGCATTTTTGTGCATCACAGCCAAATGGAGGCTGAACCAAGGTTAGGTCAAGATGTGGAAGTACGGATCATCGGAGTAAAAGAGGACGGAACAATGAATGGCTCATTGCTTCCGCGCAACTATGAAAGATTGGGAAAAGATGCCGAAAAAATTTATGAATACTTGAAAAGTGTGGGAGGCAAGATGCCGTTCAGTGATGAATCGACTCCGGAAGAAATCAATGCTATGTTCGATATGAGCAAAGGGGCATTCAAAAGGGCATTAGGCGTTCTGATGAAACAGAAAAAAGTGAAACAAAAGGATGGTTGGACAGAACTTATATAG
- a CDS encoding acetyl-CoA hydrolase/transferase family protein — MDSIIEKRIGVPKLRDRIVSAEEAAALIPDGAVVGLSGFTRAGDAKVVPMALVERAKKEKFKIDVYTGASLGPEVDHYLAEAGVIRKRGPYQGEKAMRNLINKGDILYVDAHLSHNAELVRQGIIGPIKYAIIEVCAITEDGLLIPTTSVGNSPIFAQYAENIILELNISHSDTLIGIHDIYVPGPQGKREPIPITNANQRIGEKGIRVDLDKIKAIVISEEPDAPSLIVAPDEETQRMADLLLDFFRSEIKAGRLTNELMPIQSGVGSVANAVLDGFKESEFENLQVYSECLQDAVFNLIDAGKVNFASATSITLTAEAQQKVYGNIEKYADKICLRPQEISNHPEVVRRLGLISINAALEVDIYGNVNSTHVAGTKMMNGIGGSGDFARNARLTVFVTKSYAKGGAISSIVPMVSHVDHTEHDVDVIVTEQGIADLRGLAPKERVPLIIENCAHPDFKDQLWDYYNRAVEATGNSQTPHILEEALSWHINLLKNNTMKKNVEVK, encoded by the coding sequence ATGGATTCAATCATTGAAAAAAGAATTGGTGTACCAAAACTAAGAGATCGTATTGTTTCTGCTGAAGAGGCAGCTGCCCTTATTCCTGATGGCGCAGTTGTGGGCTTGAGCGGTTTTACACGTGCTGGGGATGCGAAAGTTGTTCCGATGGCTCTTGTTGAACGGGCGAAAAAAGAGAAATTCAAAATTGACGTCTATACAGGTGCTTCCCTTGGACCTGAAGTAGACCATTATTTAGCTGAGGCGGGCGTTATTCGCAAACGTGGGCCATACCAAGGTGAAAAAGCGATGCGCAACCTTATCAATAAAGGGGACATTTTATATGTAGATGCCCACCTTTCCCACAATGCCGAATTGGTTCGCCAAGGAATCATCGGCCCTATTAAATATGCAATTATCGAAGTTTGTGCGATTACTGAAGACGGGTTATTGATTCCGACAACTTCTGTAGGTAACTCACCGATTTTCGCTCAATACGCTGAAAATATTATTCTTGAATTAAATATTTCACATTCTGATACATTAATCGGTATTCATGATATTTATGTACCAGGTCCACAAGGTAAACGTGAACCGATTCCTATTACAAATGCAAATCAACGCATCGGTGAAAAAGGTATCCGCGTTGACCTTGACAAAATTAAAGCGATTGTCATTTCCGAAGAGCCAGATGCTCCATCATTAATCGTAGCGCCAGATGAAGAAACACAAAGAATGGCAGATCTATTGCTTGACTTCTTCCGTTCTGAAATCAAAGCTGGACGCTTAACAAACGAATTAATGCCAATCCAATCAGGTGTAGGTTCAGTAGCAAACGCTGTATTGGACGGCTTCAAAGAATCTGAATTCGAAAATCTGCAAGTATACTCTGAATGTCTGCAAGACGCAGTATTTAATTTGATTGACGCTGGAAAAGTAAACTTTGCATCAGCAACATCCATTACTTTAACTGCTGAAGCACAACAAAAAGTATATGGCAACATTGAAAAATATGCGGATAAAATTTGCTTACGTCCACAAGAAATTTCCAACCACCCAGAAGTTGTCCGCCGACTCGGATTAATTTCAATCAATGCTGCTCTTGAAGTGGATATTTATGGTAACGTAAACTCTACACACGTAGCAGGTACAAAAATGATGAACGGTATCGGCGGTTCCGGCGACTTCGCCCGAAATGCCCGCCTAACAGTATTCGTTACAAAATCTTATGCAAAAGGCGGCGCTATTTCATCCATCGTTCCTATGGTTTCACACGTTGACCATACAGAACATGATGTTGATGTAATCGTGACTGAACAAGGTATTGCCGATTTACGCGGTCTTGCTCCAAAAGAACGTGTGCCATTGATCATTGAAAACTGTGCACATCCAGACTTCAAAGATCAATTATGGGATTACTACAACCGCGCTGTTGAAGCAACAGGCAATTCCCAAACACCTCATATCCTTGAGGAAGCATTAAGCTGGCACATCAATCTTTTGAAAAACAATACAATGAAAAAAAATGTAGAAGTTAAATAA
- a CDS encoding GNAT family N-acetyltransferase, whose translation MEFKLVERGTNYFAFEYEENGEMLAEITWNEHDGTMDMTHTFVSPKLRGQGVAKKLLEKAVAYAREHQYKMNPICSYVVAEFQKGEYDDVKA comes from the coding sequence ATGGAGTTCAAACTTGTTGAAAGAGGAACGAACTATTTTGCTTTCGAGTATGAAGAAAATGGGGAAATGTTGGCTGAAATCACATGGAATGAGCATGATGGAACGATGGATATGACCCATACTTTCGTTTCTCCTAAACTCCGCGGCCAAGGGGTTGCAAAAAAGTTGCTTGAGAAAGCCGTGGCCTATGCAAGGGAGCATCAATATAAAATGAATCCAATCTGCTCCTATGTGGTGGCTGAATTCCAAAAAGGTGAATATGACGACGTAAAAGCGTAA
- the cls gene encoding cardiolipin synthase, with translation MSVIINSIPFIPILFVLNIILAITIIFLERRDASSTWAWILVLFFLPLLGFILYLMLGRQLRKKHLFRWDGKKDIGIDNLIKYQIDALESDTFHFNEDYVKNYKNLIQMNLITGDAVLTQDNKIRIFDDGVEKFQSLINDISNAKDHIHIQYYIFKLDNLGQRIYDVLKKKAKQGVKVRILYDEMGSRGIKKRQFKELIELGGEVEVFFPSIFPLLNPRLNFRNHRKIVVIDGRIGYIGGFNVGDEYIGLNSKFGYWRDTHLRIEGSSVHPLQTRFILDWNQASEHKIEYAERYFPAIPKKGDVAMQIISSGPDTDWPAIKNAYLKLLMEAKRYIYIQTPYFIPDNSFLNAIEVASLSGIDVRIMIPNKPDHMFVYWATYSYIGELLKAGAKVYIYDKGFIHAKMIVIDDEAASVGTANIDVRSFRLNFEVNAFIYDRQISHELAEIFEKDILDSRELTLEHYDNRSYGIKFKESISRLLSPIL, from the coding sequence ATGAGTGTCATCATTAATTCAATTCCTTTCATTCCAATTTTATTTGTTTTAAATATTATTCTCGCCATCACCATTATCTTTTTGGAGAGAAGAGATGCATCTTCCACTTGGGCATGGATTCTTGTGCTATTTTTCCTGCCGTTACTTGGATTTATTTTATATTTAATGCTTGGCAGACAGTTGCGGAAAAAGCATTTGTTCCGCTGGGATGGCAAAAAGGATATTGGCATCGACAATTTAATTAAGTATCAAATTGATGCGCTTGAAAGTGATACTTTTCATTTTAATGAGGACTATGTGAAAAATTATAAAAACCTCATTCAAATGAACCTGATTACCGGAGACGCAGTCCTGACCCAAGACAATAAGATCCGGATCTTTGATGATGGGGTCGAAAAATTCCAATCTTTGATCAATGATATCTCCAATGCCAAAGATCATATTCACATACAATATTACATTTTTAAGCTCGATAATTTAGGGCAAAGAATTTATGATGTGCTGAAAAAGAAAGCAAAACAAGGGGTTAAGGTCCGAATCCTGTACGATGAAATGGGGTCAAGGGGAATCAAAAAAAGACAATTTAAAGAGCTGATTGAATTGGGCGGAGAAGTTGAAGTCTTTTTCCCTTCCATTTTCCCCCTACTGAATCCGCGGCTGAATTTCAGAAACCACCGGAAAATCGTGGTGATTGATGGCCGTATCGGATACATTGGCGGATTCAATGTCGGTGATGAATATATCGGTTTGAACAGCAAATTCGGTTATTGGAGAGATACCCATCTGCGCATTGAAGGCAGTTCGGTTCATCCTCTTCAAACGCGGTTTATATTGGATTGGAACCAGGCGAGCGAACATAAAATCGAATATGCGGAACGCTATTTTCCGGCCATCCCGAAAAAAGGGGATGTGGCAATGCAAATCATCTCCAGCGGCCCGGATACGGATTGGCCTGCCATTAAAAATGCTTATTTGAAATTATTGATGGAAGCGAAACGGTATATTTATATACAAACCCCCTATTTTATTCCGGATAACAGTTTCTTGAATGCCATAGAAGTCGCCAGCCTTTCCGGGATTGATGTGCGCATCATGATTCCAAACAAACCTGACCATATGTTCGTTTATTGGGCCACGTATTCCTACATCGGTGAATTGTTGAAGGCAGGGGCGAAAGTCTATATTTATGACAAAGGTTTCATTCATGCGAAAATGATCGTCATCGATGACGAAGCCGCTTCAGTCGGCACTGCCAACATTGATGTCCGCAGTTTCAGATTGAACTTTGAAGTTAATGCATTTATCTATGATCGTCAAATTTCCCATGAATTGGCCGAAATCTTTGAAAAGGATATTTTGGATTCCCGGGAATTGACTTTGGAGCATTATGATAACCGTTCATATGGCATTAAATTCAAAGAATCCATTTCAAGGCTGCTCTCCCCGATCCTATAA
- a CDS encoding DUF1002 domain-containing protein, with amino-acid sequence MKRWLSILAALFLVASFIPRQAFAAPKAINEKLGVPIVVYGANLSDSEKEKVKEVLRVDEEPEVDEITVSGQDLAKYISNSNPNARMYSSAKITREEEGKGLTVSIVTPENITEVTSEMYANAMLTAGLKDATIEVAAPKPVTGHSALVGIYKAYEVKTGETLDVERTDVANDELQVATELADNANITDEQVAQLLTEIKKQIAEIDPQTREEVEQIVQDQLSKLNIELSDADRQMLIDLMDRIRKLDIDFSQWKDQLSDLSSTIEEKLGFLKDEGFWEKVKNFFNKLIDTISSWFSSKEEKSN; translated from the coding sequence ATGAAGAGATGGCTGTCTATTCTTGCCGCATTGTTTTTGGTGGCATCGTTTATTCCTCGACAAGCATTTGCAGCACCCAAAGCGATTAATGAAAAATTGGGAGTTCCAATTGTAGTTTATGGAGCAAACCTTTCTGATTCTGAAAAAGAAAAGGTAAAAGAAGTTTTGAGAGTAGATGAAGAACCGGAAGTCGATGAAATTACGGTCTCCGGCCAGGACTTGGCAAAATATATCAGCAATAGCAATCCAAATGCCCGGATGTATTCCTCCGCAAAAATTACCCGTGAAGAAGAAGGGAAAGGTCTTACCGTAAGCATTGTGACGCCTGAAAATATTACAGAAGTGACTTCTGAAATGTATGCGAACGCCATGTTAACAGCCGGACTCAAAGATGCAACGATCGAAGTGGCAGCACCCAAACCGGTAACAGGACATTCCGCTCTTGTCGGAATTTACAAAGCTTATGAAGTAAAGACAGGGGAAACATTGGACGTAGAAAGAACAGATGTTGCGAACGATGAATTGCAAGTCGCAACGGAACTGGCGGATAACGCCAATATCACAGATGAACAAGTGGCCCAATTATTGACGGAAATTAAAAAGCAAATTGCCGAAATCGATCCTCAGACGAGAGAAGAAGTGGAACAAATCGTACAAGATCAACTATCAAAACTGAACATTGAGTTGAGTGATGCCGACCGTCAAATGCTGATTGATTTAATGGACCGCATTCGCAAATTGGACATCGATTTTTCCCAATGGAAAGACCAATTGTCAGATTTGAGTTCAACAATCGAAGAAAAGCTGGGATTTTTGAAAGATGAAGGATTTTGGGAAAAAGTGAAAAACTTCTTCAATAAATTGATCGATACGATTTCATCATGGTTCTCCTCCAAGGAAGAAAAATCAAATTAA
- a CDS encoding D-alanyl-D-alanine carboxypeptidase family protein, which yields MKNNKKNYILIGSLLVAVVAIVAIILAVNMNRDANESLKDEEENVAVSPEEKENEADKEEPQEEKDKSGELQEEATPSKEEPQEQPQVKQPEQQQPKTEQQQKEQGTKGNNGYIEGQQLPTKPTYIQGVLIANKKYPLPKDFAPGENKEARAAFEKMAQDAKKQGFELVAFSTYRSYEYQATLYNNYVARDGKEKADRYSARPGYSEHQTGLAFDIGEKGREDLWLEEAFGESPAGKWLAENAHKYGFILRYPKGKEHITGYMYEAWHFRYLGVELATKVKDSGLTLEEYLGIN from the coding sequence ATGAAAAATAACAAAAAGAATTATATACTGATCGGTTCATTGCTTGTGGCGGTGGTTGCCATCGTGGCGATTATATTGGCCGTCAATATGAACCGCGATGCAAATGAGTCATTGAAGGATGAGGAAGAAAATGTTGCCGTAAGTCCTGAAGAAAAAGAAAATGAGGCAGATAAAGAAGAACCTCAGGAAGAAAAGGACAAATCCGGCGAATTGCAGGAAGAAGCCACTCCTTCAAAAGAAGAACCGCAGGAACAACCGCAAGTCAAACAGCCGGAACAACAACAACCTAAAACTGAACAACAGCAAAAAGAGCAGGGAACAAAAGGGAACAACGGATATATTGAAGGTCAACAACTTCCAACTAAGCCGACGTATATTCAAGGCGTGCTGATCGCCAATAAAAAATATCCGCTTCCAAAGGATTTTGCTCCAGGGGAAAACAAAGAAGCCCGGGCAGCCTTTGAAAAAATGGCGCAAGATGCAAAAAAACAAGGATTTGAGTTAGTGGCATTCAGCACCTATCGTTCTTATGAATATCAAGCGACGCTTTATAACAATTATGTAGCGAGGGATGGAAAAGAAAAGGCGGACCGCTACAGCGCGCGTCCAGGATATTCCGAACACCAGACAGGGCTCGCCTTTGATATTGGAGAAAAAGGGCGGGAAGATTTATGGTTGGAAGAAGCATTTGGAGAGTCGCCTGCCGGCAAATGGCTTGCTGAAAATGCTCATAAATACGGATTCATATTAAGATATCCGAAGGGGAAAGAACATATTACAGGCTATATGTATGAAGCATGGCATTTCCGTTATTTAGGAGTGGAGCTTGCCACGAAAGTAAAAGATTCCGGACTGACATTAGAAGAATATTTGGGGATTAATTAA
- a CDS encoding AraC family transcriptional regulator, which yields MQLQQHSISETISKRYFQEIDSINQYNGIEDFFNIESKLLFEIFHLEAEKAKKSLHEIIDILSIRFGKQVIKEVRNYFMTLSSIVARKLMENQVPSKKAFAFNVACIDMIQNKMKDAEFLQFADELIDFYVSFIADRKQPTFRHQTVNKVIMYINDELENDLTVESIAQKFHISTSHLSRIFREHVGITLVEYLNVRRVEESQYYLRHTNKSITSISEQFHFCNQSYFTRIFKKYTGVTPKHFRDELHHEFYRFEFPETANVEKEK from the coding sequence ATGCAGTTACAGCAACATTCAATTTCTGAAACAATTTCGAAACGATATTTTCAGGAAATTGATAGTATTAATCAATATAATGGGATTGAAGACTTTTTTAATATTGAATCAAAACTGTTGTTTGAAATATTTCATTTAGAGGCGGAAAAAGCAAAAAAGTCATTGCATGAAATTATTGATATTTTATCGATTCGTTTTGGAAAACAAGTCATTAAAGAAGTAAGAAATTATTTTATGACCCTTTCGTCCATAGTTGCTAGAAAGCTTATGGAGAACCAAGTGCCTTCGAAAAAAGCTTTTGCCTTTAATGTTGCTTGCATTGACATGATTCAAAATAAAATGAAGGATGCGGAATTTTTACAATTTGCAGATGAGTTGATCGACTTCTATGTAAGTTTTATCGCCGACCGGAAACAGCCTACATTCCGCCATCAAACAGTCAACAAAGTCATCATGTACATAAATGATGAATTGGAAAATGACTTGACGGTAGAAAGTATCGCACAAAAATTCCACATTAGTACAAGCCATCTTTCCCGCATTTTCCGAGAACATGTCGGGATCACGTTGGTGGAATATTTAAATGTGAGAAGAGTTGAAGAGTCGCAATATTATTTGAGACATACGAATAAAAGCATCACTTCAATTTCTGAACAATTTCATTTTTGCAATCAAAGCTATTTTACTCGAATTTTTAAGAAGTATACGGGAGTTACGCCAAAACACTTCAGAGATGAATTGCATCATGAATTTTATCGATTCGAATTTCCGGAAACAGCGAATGTCGAAAAAGAAAAATAA
- a CDS encoding late competence development ComFB family protein, protein MSRQKLVNVMEEMVSGLVRYFLRSPDYQTFCNCDECELEVVAKALNNLPPYYVASKTDREKIFNELKVSKNIETINKEIIRAIYDVGKRRNHVV, encoded by the coding sequence ATGTCACGACAAAAGTTGGTGAACGTCATGGAAGAAATGGTCAGTGGTCTTGTCCGGTACTTTTTGCGCAGTCCTGATTATCAAACATTTTGCAATTGTGATGAATGTGAATTGGAAGTTGTGGCAAAAGCGCTGAATAATTTACCTCCGTATTATGTAGCGTCCAAAACCGATCGGGAAAAAATCTTCAATGAATTGAAAGTTTCGAAAAACATTGAAACCATCAACAAAGAAATCATCCGCGCCATCTATGATGTTGGAAAAAGAAGAAACCATGTGGTATGA
- a CDS encoding YwqG family protein, producing MDFLHSFPLPSQFEGIRTRLEASSLKTINIYPKIQQTGLTDSKFSGIPYLPKTMHYPKDIDGNHLIFLAQINFEQVHSFHPFPSKGILQFFISPSFVTYQMGEEIFQQYFKVRYFPTILPEKELATDFSFLPKTTYSPFKHPMALRFINSIEPVSAMDYRLKKYIGLGDLTKRLHDGRTLEEHYFEHFLGAEHKIGGYPYFIHYDTRSHSTLLKRYDTLLLQIVSDDEQNIMWGDSGIIKFFINSKKLAQGDFTDIYLQTEQY from the coding sequence TTGGACTTTTTACATTCATTCCCTCTGCCATCCCAATTTGAAGGAATCCGAACAAGACTTGAAGCATCATCGTTGAAAACGATTAATATCTATCCTAAAATACAACAAACCGGTCTTACGGACAGCAAATTTTCCGGGATTCCGTACTTGCCAAAAACAATGCACTATCCTAAAGACATTGATGGAAATCATTTGATTTTCCTTGCCCAAATAAATTTTGAACAAGTTCATTCATTTCATCCTTTTCCTTCAAAAGGGATTTTACAATTTTTCATCTCCCCTTCTTTTGTTACATATCAGATGGGTGAAGAAATTTTTCAGCAATATTTTAAAGTGCGGTATTTTCCAACCATTTTGCCCGAAAAGGAACTGGCCACCGATTTTTCGTTCTTGCCAAAAACCACATACTCCCCGTTTAAACACCCGATGGCGCTTCGATTTATCAATTCGATCGAACCTGTCTCCGCCATGGATTATCGGCTGAAAAAATATATCGGCCTCGGTGATCTTACGAAGCGTCTTCATGACGGACGCACTCTTGAAGAACACTACTTTGAACATTTTTTGGGAGCGGAACATAAAATCGGCGGTTATCCATACTTTATTCACTACGATACCAGAAGTCATTCAACCCTTCTAAAGCGGTATGATACGCTGCTTTTACAAATCGTTTCGGATGATGAACAAAACATCATGTGGGGAGACTCGGGAATCATCAAGTTTTTTATCAATAGCAAAAAGCTCGCCCAAGGTGACTTTACTGATATTTATTTGCAAACTGAACAATACTGA
- the mntR gene encoding transcriptional regulator MntR, with product MPTPSMEDHIEQIYLLIETKGYARVSDIAEALSVLPSSVTKMVQKLDKDGYLVYEKYRGLTLTPKGEKLGKRLVKRHELLEQFLRLIGVDEDKIYQDVEGIEHHLSWNSIDRIADLVQLLEEDKEIVKKLEKMKQQQ from the coding sequence ATGCCTACACCAAGCATGGAGGATCATATCGAACAAATATATTTATTAATTGAAACAAAAGGATATGCCAGGGTGTCTGACATAGCGGAAGCTTTATCGGTTTTGCCTTCCTCCGTAACAAAAATGGTGCAAAAATTAGATAAAGATGGGTATTTAGTATATGAAAAGTATAGAGGGTTAACACTAACACCAAAGGGAGAAAAGCTTGGGAAGAGGCTGGTGAAAAGACATGAGCTTCTTGAACAATTTTTGCGTCTCATTGGTGTTGATGAAGATAAAATCTACCAGGATGTGGAGGGGATCGAACATCATTTGAGTTGGAATTCCATCGACCGCATCGCCGATTTGGTCCAGTTGTTAGAGGAAGATAAAGAAATCGTAAAAAAGCTTGAAAAAATGAAACAACAACAATAA
- a CDS encoding LytTR family DNA-binding domain-containing protein: MDPKEIEEIMDVIKEFFPENTSIAISDTKEYIYYQPSKLVDLKIKPGDPIKEGSAAYKAIQYGKKINTYIESDVFGVPYYGMSIPLITEGEIKGAVTAIFPQKPSPFLTNYITIKIDDCWYPIKHNEVVYLETQLRKTFVKTMDKEGFHRLNLSDLELFLSSDHFIRCHRSYIVNIDFIDEIQPDSHSTFLLVMRDGTRIPVSQRYASYFRRSLGF; this comes from the coding sequence GTGGATCCAAAAGAAATAGAAGAAATTATGGATGTGATTAAAGAATTCTTCCCGGAAAATACATCCATCGCTATTTCAGATACTAAAGAATATATATATTATCAGCCAAGTAAACTTGTAGACTTGAAAATTAAACCTGGTGATCCGATCAAAGAAGGTTCTGCTGCCTATAAAGCGATACAGTACGGAAAAAAAATCAACACTTACATCGAATCGGATGTTTTTGGAGTCCCTTACTACGGAATGAGCATTCCTTTAATCACTGAAGGAGAAATTAAAGGGGCAGTCACTGCTATTTTCCCTCAAAAGCCATCACCATTTTTGACAAACTACATCACAATTAAAATCGATGACTGCTGGTACCCAATCAAACATAATGAAGTTGTTTATTTGGAAACCCAACTTCGCAAAACTTTCGTCAAAACAATGGATAAAGAAGGATTCCATCGTTTAAATCTCAGCGATCTTGAGTTATTCCTGTCCAGCGACCATTTCATTCGTTGCCATCGCTCTTACATTGTGAATATTGATTTTATCGATGAAATTCAACCTGATTCCCATTCGACATTCCTTTTAGTGATGAGAGATGGAACAAGAATTCCTGTAAGCCAAAGATATGCAAGCTACTTCCGTCGTTCATTGGGATTCTGA